One genomic segment of Ctenopharyngodon idella isolate HZGC_01 chromosome 7, HZGC01, whole genome shotgun sequence includes these proteins:
- the alpk3b gene encoding alpha-protein kinase 3 isoform X3, whose protein sequence is MSSRRQMNRSLSSDGRSYYSASDIPSQNRSAGCRSYLSSVRSESSYAGHRFSQFKPSRSTLCSVMAQLTEEIQPTFESTLKSKAVSEDTNVKFSCVISGYPVPEVTWYKDDIQLDRYCGLPKYEISRDDKTHTLQIYNCTLEDAAIYQASAQNSRGIVSCSGVLEVGTMSEYKIHQNYFAKLKLRNENRRQEQEEQRNIGKENVPAAFEQDRMSSPERAQRKRRSPMETGAIEAIPSEEKVMEVDALSQTPPVEDRLAAPVQVSAAAPFHGISNSEMIANRDKDSEGLTYIRDTVHNASSKQTNEHYVKKKLKISTAATERSKENRPTGRREEMMNEKVTSNEKMEVQNTVAQIASETESRKKMDITDMKMNEKQSVKVNKSVSEESKRAKGAQITTVIESKNKMDITDRKMNEKQSIKVNKSVSEKSKRAQGAQIASVTESRTKMDITDRKINEKQSVKVNKSAAEESKRAQGAQIASVTESRTKMDVTDRKINEKQSVKVNKSASEESKRAQGAHISSVAESRTEMVIMDTKTNEKQSVKVNKSAPEESKRAEDAQITSVTESRNEMDIRDRKTNEKQSVKVNKSASEESKRAEGAHIFSVTESRTEMVIMDTKTNEKQSVKVNKSALEESKRAEDAQITSVIESRKKMDITDTRKSEKQSENAKESPSESKTAQKPIATQKRPALKVSMTNQTNKVVENSKLTESSDKGTLNLQLQALDTIQNSNPRFIDNKLMDLDDHGNRNPAAGDTHTEPTEPPIHEDIPPFHKEVAKKLKGQPPLMCEVTASVTDTLSSCHLPSQGQKLRAGDHTVASTKSSTLVTGPQNTQPSEKISSGQVSHMLHDGQVTTAMSSSLGDDTLTSVCEKDSKAENQLVKESDKPKGETKPVSMSLNSMEENEMTNINTNTNVHVQNSISKEELTTNSNHSTNQVIVTEFVQIGMLKSNVVQPQTTNSSSISKVEIKVTTAGECESSSLVATDSVAKIDTQEQSKVTTFEVPVSTDHKMQSYSAKKGSDHSGPSTFLSQHSKASPTEFTIPAIYITDVDSTSQNSTDKTLCKSAINKSDIVQIRTEANAVNSNVTNSNTVSQTSTLIHSDRTNTTNKTTAILEFEGLCDEKFDLSLRSQTSEVNKPDQQPLSQENLIQGPESSHCSTENVATGFIRLSEVTTQRHNADKSTKTNESDLIETSRLPKTDLNLKTDSDSFIKQLKSAALDLEMSNKSSTVAVFDAATHKDNVKYGEEENSAVKVTIPLKNTDQQDNPTAAHSEPATKTNQKTTLPSTKTEISEIGMAVCLEEANRDAYQEDKLSLKTQPESLLQSVSNSPLKTPLETYSPRLTRKSVPADLPKPAGNEDIKPKSTEKDKENQFKVPQVIRKIRPEVFDASGHLKLWCQFFNIVSDSTIKWYKDEVEIAEIKRSAGDETQVCLAIIRMSKRDCGVYRCTITNDYGKDSTEYLLSAEFLSNMFLREELQEVGEEIEMTPLIFSKGLADAGCWGSKFYGRVTTEEAQVGMGCEHKTRRLKVIYGLDPVFESGSSCFMKVRSPIAYESREETVLAERNLQITKQECRIQNMAREYFKIFAAETRVIESFGAALEVIPLYFLYWPGSSVPYATVEAELKGVYMRYCGLDRTGSLVLNEKLEVGQKCSSLQHWIHQWTNGNVLFSRLDGVDTILTNIGIAIRSKGYQGFPCEANPKVFEQFHIQHQCNYFCGLLNLKPLKAPETLQSPNRSKGTSSPLLQRRTAPSSSSPQTSRKATKSPKVSRKLDPQNST, encoded by the exons GAGCACTCTCTGCAGTGTCATGGCTCAATTAACTGAGGAGATACAGCCAACATTTGAGTCCACCTTAAAATCCAAAGCTGTGTCTGAAGACACTAACGTCAAGTTCAGCTGTGTGATCTCAG GCTACCCAGTCCCTGAAGTGACATGGTACAAAGATGACATACAGCTTGACAGATACTGCGGCCTTCCCAAATATGAAATTTCACGTGATgacaagacacacacactccaaaTATACAA CTGTACTCTGGAGGATGCTGCAATTTACCAAGCATCAGCCCAGAACAGTCGAGGCATTGTGTCATGTTCAGGTGTATTGGAGGTCGGAACAATGAGCGAGTATAAGATTCATCAAAATTACTTTGCGAAGCTTAAACTGCGAAACGAGAACCGTCGCCAAGAGCAGGAGGAGCAGCGCAATATAGGCAAAGAGAATGTCCCAGCAGCCTTTGAGCAGGACAGGATGAGCAGTCCTGAAAGAGCCCAGAGAAAACGCAGGTCCCCCATGGAGACCGGGGCCATAGAGGCAATCCCTTCAGAAGAGAAAGTCATGGAGGTGGATGCTCTCAGTCAAACACCTCCAGTAGAGGACAGACTAGCTGCTCCTGTTCAAGTGTCAGCAGCAGCACCTTTCCATGGCATCTCAAACTCTGAAATGATCGCGAACAGAGACAAAGACAGCGAGGGGCTAACATACATCCGTGATACTGTGCATAATGCCTCCAGCAAACAGACCAACGAGCATTATGTCAAGAAGAAGCTCAAAATTTCAACAGCTGCAACAGAGAGAAGCAAGGAAAACAGACCAACTGGAAGAAGGGAAGAGATGATGAATGAGAAAGTGACTTCCAATGAGAAGATGGAGGTACAGAACACAGTCGCTCAGATCGCCTCAGAGACTGAATctagaaaaaaaatggacataacagacatgaaaatgaatgaaaagcaGTCAGTAAAAGTAAACAAAAGTGTCTCAGAAGAATCAAAGAGGGCTAAAGGTGCTCAGATCACCACTGTGATtgaatctaaaaataaaatggacataacagacagaaaaatgaatgaaaagcagtcaataaaagtaaacaaaagtGTCTCAGAAAAATCAAAGAGAGCTCAAG GTGCTCAGATTGCTTCAGTGACTGAATCTAGAACCAAAATGGATATaacagacagaaaaataaatgaaaaacagtcagtgaaagtgAACAAAAGTGCCGCCGAAGAATCAAAGAGAGCTCAAGGTGCTCAGATTGCCTCAGTGACCGAATCTAGAACCAAAATGGATGTaacagacagaaaaataaatgaaaaacagtcagtgaaagtgAACAAAAGTGCCTCAGAAGAATCAAAGAGAGCTCAAGGTGCTCATATTTCCTCAGTGGCTGAATCTAGAACCGAAATGGTCATAATGGACACAAAAACGAATGAAAAACAGTCAGTAAAAGTAAACAAAAGTGCCCCTGAAGAATCAAAGAGAGCTGAGGATGCTCAGATCACCTCAGTGACTGAATCTAGAAATGAAATGGACATAAGAGACAGAAAAACGAATGAAAAGCAGTCAGTAAAAGTAAACAAAAGTGCCTCAGAAGAATCAAAGAGAGCTGAAGGTGCTCATATTTTCTCAGTGACTGAATCTAGAACCGAAATGGTCATAATGGACACAAAAACGAATGAAAAACAGTCAGTAAAAGTAAACAAAAGTGCCCTTGAAGAATCAAAGAGAGCTGAGGATGCTCAGATCACCTCAGTGATTGAATCTAGAAAGAAAATGGACATAACAGACACAAGAAagagtgaaaaacagtcagagaATGCAAAGGAAAGTCCTTCAGAATCAAAGACAGCTCAAAAGCCCATTGCAACCCAGAAACGACCGGCGTTGAAGGTTTCCATGACAAACCAGACAAACAAGGTGGTCGAAAACTCGAAGCTAACAGAATCATCTGACAAAGGGACATTAAACCTCCAACTTCAAGCTCTAGATACTATCCAGAACAGTAATCCCAGATTTATAGACAACAAGCTCATGGATTTGGATGACCACGGGAATAGAAATCCA GCTGCAGGCGATACCCACACTGAGCCCACAGAGCCACCAATTCATGAAGATATTCCTCCTTTTCATAAAGAAGTGGCCAAGAAGTTAAAGGGGCAACCCCCATTGATGTGTGAGGTCACTGCGAGTGTTACAGACACACTCAGTTCCTGCCACCTTCCATCACAAGGACAGAAGTTGAGAGCAGGTGACCACACTGTGGCATCAACAAAGAGCAGTACACTTGTCACTGGGCCTCAAAACACTCAGCCGAGTGAGAAAATCTCCTCAGGTCAGGTTTCACACATGCTTCATGATGGCCAAGTTACAACAGCTATGAGTTCCTCATTAGGAGATGACACATTAACCAGTGTGTGTGAGAAGGACAGCAAAGCTGAAAACCAACTTGTCAAAGAGTCTGACAAACCTAAGGGTGAAACAAAACCTGTGTCTATGTCTTTGAACAGTATGGAAGAAAATGAGATgacaaacataaatacaaatacaaatgtgCACGTACAGAACAGCATTTCAAAAGAAGAATTAACGACAAACTCAAACCATTCCACAAATCAAGTCATTGTCACAGAGTTTGTACAAATTGGCATGTTAAAATCTAATGTGGTGCAACCACAGACCACGAATAGCTCCTCTATTtctaaagttgaaataaaagttACTACAGCCGGAGAGTGTGAGAGCTCTTCTCTAGTAGCTACAGACAGTGTTGCTAAAATAGACACACAGGAACAATCTAAAGTTACCACATTTGAAGTACCTGTATCAACCGATCACAAGATGCAGAGTTACTCTGCAAAAAAAGGCAGTGATCATTCTGGCCCCTCTACATTCCTCTCCCAACATTCAAAAGCTTCACCAACAGAATTTACCATTCCTGCAATATATATTACAGATGTGGACAGCACATCTCAAAATAGTACAGACAAAACTTTATGCAAGAGTGCTATTAATAAATCAGATATTGTTCAAATCAGAACTGAAGCAAATGCAGTAAACTCCAATGTGACAAATAGCAACACTGTCAGTCAAACAAGTACACTTATTCATTCTGATCGCACAAACACCACAAACAAAACCACAGCCATTTTGGAATTTGAAGGTCTGTGTGATGAGAAGTTTGATCTTTCCCTACGTTCACAAACTTCTGAAGTCAACAAGCCTGATCAACAGCCACTAAGTCAAGAAAACCTGATTCAAGGACCTGAATCAAGTCATTGTTCCACTGAGAATGTTGCAACAGGTTTTATTAGGCTATCAGAGGTTACTACGCAACGTCACAATGCCGACAAAAGCACAAAGACAAATGAGTCTGACTTAATTGAAACCAGTCGTCTTCCAAAAACAGATCTAAATCTGAAAACTGATTCTGACTCCTTCATAAAACAATTGAAATCGGCTGCATTGGACCTTGAGATGTCAAATAAAAGTTCCACCGTAGCGGTGTTCGATGCTGCAACGCATAAAGACAACGTtaaatatggggaggaagaaaatTCTGCAGTGAAGGTAACAATCCCACTGAAGAATACAGACCAACAGGACAACCCTACTGCTGCCCACAGTGAACCTGCCACCAAGACGAATCAAAAGACTACACTCCCCAGCACTAAAACAGAGATAAGTGAAATAGGAATGGCCGTATGTCTTGAAGAAGCAAATAGAGATGCATATCAGGAGGACAAATTATCTTTGAAAACACAACCTGAATCTTTGTTACAATCAGTCAGTAACTCACCATTGAAGACGCCATTAGAAACTTACTCCCCTCGTCTCACCCGGAAGAGTGTCCCGGCTGACCTCCCAAAGCCTGCGGGAAATGAAGACATTAAGCCCAAATCAACagagaaagacaaagaaaacCAGTTCAAAG TTCCACAGGTTATCCGTAAAATCCGACCAGAGGTGTTTGACGCGTCTGGACATCTGAAACTCTGGTGTCAGTTTTTCAACATAGTAAGTGACTCAACAATAAAGTGGTACAAGGATGAGGTGGAAATCGCAGAGATAAAGAGAAG tgCAGGAGATGAGACTCAGGTGTGCTTGGCTATTATACGGATGTCCAAAAGAGACTGTGGTGTTTACAGATGCACAATTACCAATGACTATGGCAAAGATTCCACAGAGTATCTTCTCAGTGCAGAGT TTCTTTCCAATATGTTTCTGCGTGAGGAGCTCCAGGAAG TTGGGGAGGAGATTGAGATGACTCCTCTGATCTTTAGTAAAGGTCTTGCTGATGCAGGCTGCTGGGGCTCAAAGTTCTACGGCCGTGTCACAACAGAAGAAGCTCAGGTCGGAATGGGATGTGAGCACAAAACCAGACGGCTGAAGGTGATCTACGGGTTAGATCCTGTGTTTGAGTCGGGCAGCTCATGCTTTATGAAAGTGCGGAGCCCTATTGCATATGAGAGCAGAGAGGAGACGGTTTTGGCTGAAAGGAATCTCCAAATCACAAAACAG GAATGTAGAATTCAGAACATGGCCAGAGAGTACTTCAAGATCTTTGCTGCAGAGACAAGAGTGATAGAGAGCTTTGGTGCAGCACTGGA GGTAATCCCTCTATACTTCCTGTACTGGCCAGGAAGCAGTGTTCCTTATGCAACAGTGGAGGCAGAGCTTAAGGGTGTCTATATGCGGTATTGTGGATTGGATCGTACTGGGTCACTGGTATTAAACGAGAAATTAGAGGTGGGACAAAAATGTTcttctctccagcactggatCCACCAGTGGACCAATGGAAATGTGCTGTTTTCCAGACTTGATG gagTTGATACAATACTAACAAATATCGGAATAGCAATCAGGTCAAAGGG GTATCAGGGGTTTCCCTGTGAAGCTAATCCGAAGGTTTTTGAGCAGTTTCACATTCAGCATCAGTGTAATTACTTTTGTGGTCTCTTAAACCTCAAACCTCTCAAAGCCCCAGAAACACTTCAGTCTCCAAACAGATCCAAAGGCACAAGCAGCCCACTACTACAACGGAGAACAGCTCCCAGCTCCTCCAGTCCCCAGACCTCCCGCAAGGCCACAAAGAGCCCCAAAGTATCCCGCAAACTGGACCCTCAGAACTCAACCTAA
- the alpk3b gene encoding alpha-protein kinase 3 isoform X1, with product MSSRRQMNRSLSSDGRSYYSASDIPSQNRSAGCRSYLSSVRSESSYAGHRFSQFKPSRSTLCSVMAQLTEEIQPTFESTLKSKAVSEDTNVKFSCVISGYPVPEVTWYKDDIQLDRYCGLPKYEISRDDKTHTLQIYNCTLEDAAIYQASAQNSRGIVSCSGVLEVGTMSEYKIHQNYFAKLKLRNENRRQEQEEQRNIGKENVPAAFEQDRMSSPERAQRKRRSPMETGAIEAIPSEEKVMEVDALSQTPPVEDRLAAPVQVSAAAPFHGISNSEMIANRDKDSEGLTYIRDTVHNASSKQTNEHYVKKKLKISTAATERSKENRPTGRREEMMNEKVTSNEKMEVQNTVAQIASETESRKKMDITDMKMNEKQSVKVNKSVSEESKRAKGAQITTVIESKNKMDITDRKMNEKQSIKVNKSVSEKSKRAQGAQITSVNESKTKMVITDIKTNEKQSVKVNKSAAEESKRAQGAQIASVTESRTKMDITDRKINEKQSVKVNKSAAEESKRAQGAQIASVTESRTKMDVTDRKINEKQSVKVNKSASEESKRAQGAHISSVAESRTEMVIMDTKTNEKQSVKVNKSAPEESKRAEDAQITSVTESRNEMDIRDRKTNEKQSVKVNKSASEESKRAEGAHIFSVTESRTEMVIMDTKTNEKQSVKVNKSALEESKRAEDAQITSVIESRKKMDITDTRKSEKQSENAKESPSESKTAQKPIATQKRPALKVSMTNQTNKVVENSKLTESSDKGTLNLQLQALDTIQNSNPRFIDNKLMDLDDHGNRNPAAGDTHTEPTEPPIHEDIPPFHKEVAKKLKGQPPLMCEVTASVTDTLSSCHLPSQGQKLRAGDHTVASTKSSTLVTGPQNTQPSEKISSGQVSHMLHDGQVTTAMSSSLGDDTLTSVCEKDSKAENQLVKESDKPKGETKPVSMSLNSMEENEMTNINTNTNVHVQNSISKEELTTNSNHSTNQVIVTEFVQIGMLKSNVVQPQTTNSSSISKVEIKVTTAGECESSSLVATDSVAKIDTQEQSKVTTFEVPVSTDHKMQSYSAKKGSDHSGPSTFLSQHSKASPTEFTIPAIYITDVDSTSQNSTDKTLCKSAINKSDIVQIRTEANAVNSNVTNSNTVSQTSTLIHSDRTNTTNKTTAILEFEGLCDEKFDLSLRSQTSEVNKPDQQPLSQENLIQGPESSHCSTENVATGFIRLSEVTTQRHNADKSTKTNESDLIETSRLPKTDLNLKTDSDSFIKQLKSAALDLEMSNKSSTVAVFDAATHKDNVKYGEEENSAVKVTIPLKNTDQQDNPTAAHSEPATKTNQKTTLPSTKTEISEIGMAVCLEEANRDAYQEDKLSLKTQPESLLQSVSNSPLKTPLETYSPRLTRKSVPADLPKPAGNEDIKPKSTEKDKENQFKVPQVIRKIRPEVFDASGHLKLWCQFFNIVSDSTIKWYKDEVEIAEIKRSAGDETQVCLAIIRMSKRDCGVYRCTITNDYGKDSTEYLLSAEFLSNMFLREELQEVGEEIEMTPLIFSKGLADAGCWGSKFYGRVTTEEAQVGMGCEHKTRRLKVIYGLDPVFESGSSCFMKVRSPIAYESREETVLAERNLQITKQECRIQNMAREYFKIFAAETRVIESFGAALEVIPLYFLYWPGSSVPYATVEAELKGVYMRYCGLDRTGSLVLNEKLEVGQKCSSLQHWIHQWTNGNVLFSRLDGVDTILTNIGIAIRSKGYQGFPCEANPKVFEQFHIQHQCNYFCGLLNLKPLKAPETLQSPNRSKGTSSPLLQRRTAPSSSSPQTSRKATKSPKVSRKLDPQNST from the exons GAGCACTCTCTGCAGTGTCATGGCTCAATTAACTGAGGAGATACAGCCAACATTTGAGTCCACCTTAAAATCCAAAGCTGTGTCTGAAGACACTAACGTCAAGTTCAGCTGTGTGATCTCAG GCTACCCAGTCCCTGAAGTGACATGGTACAAAGATGACATACAGCTTGACAGATACTGCGGCCTTCCCAAATATGAAATTTCACGTGATgacaagacacacacactccaaaTATACAA CTGTACTCTGGAGGATGCTGCAATTTACCAAGCATCAGCCCAGAACAGTCGAGGCATTGTGTCATGTTCAGGTGTATTGGAGGTCGGAACAATGAGCGAGTATAAGATTCATCAAAATTACTTTGCGAAGCTTAAACTGCGAAACGAGAACCGTCGCCAAGAGCAGGAGGAGCAGCGCAATATAGGCAAAGAGAATGTCCCAGCAGCCTTTGAGCAGGACAGGATGAGCAGTCCTGAAAGAGCCCAGAGAAAACGCAGGTCCCCCATGGAGACCGGGGCCATAGAGGCAATCCCTTCAGAAGAGAAAGTCATGGAGGTGGATGCTCTCAGTCAAACACCTCCAGTAGAGGACAGACTAGCTGCTCCTGTTCAAGTGTCAGCAGCAGCACCTTTCCATGGCATCTCAAACTCTGAAATGATCGCGAACAGAGACAAAGACAGCGAGGGGCTAACATACATCCGTGATACTGTGCATAATGCCTCCAGCAAACAGACCAACGAGCATTATGTCAAGAAGAAGCTCAAAATTTCAACAGCTGCAACAGAGAGAAGCAAGGAAAACAGACCAACTGGAAGAAGGGAAGAGATGATGAATGAGAAAGTGACTTCCAATGAGAAGATGGAGGTACAGAACACAGTCGCTCAGATCGCCTCAGAGACTGAATctagaaaaaaaatggacataacagacatgaaaatgaatgaaaagcaGTCAGTAAAAGTAAACAAAAGTGTCTCAGAAGAATCAAAGAGGGCTAAAGGTGCTCAGATCACCACTGTGATtgaatctaaaaataaaatggacataacagacagaaaaatgaatgaaaagcagtcaataaaagtaaacaaaagtGTCTCAGAAAAATCAAAGAGAGCTCAAGGTGCTCAGATCACCTCAGTGAATGAATCTAAAACCAAAATGGTCATAACGGATATAAAAACGAATGAAAAACAGTCAGTAAAAGTAAACAAAAGTGCCGCCGAAGAATCAAAGAGAGCTCAAGGTGCTCAGATTGCTTCAGTGACTGAATCTAGAACCAAAATGGATATaacagacagaaaaataaatgaaaaacagtcagtgaaagtgAACAAAAGTGCCGCCGAAGAATCAAAGAGAGCTCAAGGTGCTCAGATTGCCTCAGTGACCGAATCTAGAACCAAAATGGATGTaacagacagaaaaataaatgaaaaacagtcagtgaaagtgAACAAAAGTGCCTCAGAAGAATCAAAGAGAGCTCAAGGTGCTCATATTTCCTCAGTGGCTGAATCTAGAACCGAAATGGTCATAATGGACACAAAAACGAATGAAAAACAGTCAGTAAAAGTAAACAAAAGTGCCCCTGAAGAATCAAAGAGAGCTGAGGATGCTCAGATCACCTCAGTGACTGAATCTAGAAATGAAATGGACATAAGAGACAGAAAAACGAATGAAAAGCAGTCAGTAAAAGTAAACAAAAGTGCCTCAGAAGAATCAAAGAGAGCTGAAGGTGCTCATATTTTCTCAGTGACTGAATCTAGAACCGAAATGGTCATAATGGACACAAAAACGAATGAAAAACAGTCAGTAAAAGTAAACAAAAGTGCCCTTGAAGAATCAAAGAGAGCTGAGGATGCTCAGATCACCTCAGTGATTGAATCTAGAAAGAAAATGGACATAACAGACACAAGAAagagtgaaaaacagtcagagaATGCAAAGGAAAGTCCTTCAGAATCAAAGACAGCTCAAAAGCCCATTGCAACCCAGAAACGACCGGCGTTGAAGGTTTCCATGACAAACCAGACAAACAAGGTGGTCGAAAACTCGAAGCTAACAGAATCATCTGACAAAGGGACATTAAACCTCCAACTTCAAGCTCTAGATACTATCCAGAACAGTAATCCCAGATTTATAGACAACAAGCTCATGGATTTGGATGACCACGGGAATAGAAATCCA GCTGCAGGCGATACCCACACTGAGCCCACAGAGCCACCAATTCATGAAGATATTCCTCCTTTTCATAAAGAAGTGGCCAAGAAGTTAAAGGGGCAACCCCCATTGATGTGTGAGGTCACTGCGAGTGTTACAGACACACTCAGTTCCTGCCACCTTCCATCACAAGGACAGAAGTTGAGAGCAGGTGACCACACTGTGGCATCAACAAAGAGCAGTACACTTGTCACTGGGCCTCAAAACACTCAGCCGAGTGAGAAAATCTCCTCAGGTCAGGTTTCACACATGCTTCATGATGGCCAAGTTACAACAGCTATGAGTTCCTCATTAGGAGATGACACATTAACCAGTGTGTGTGAGAAGGACAGCAAAGCTGAAAACCAACTTGTCAAAGAGTCTGACAAACCTAAGGGTGAAACAAAACCTGTGTCTATGTCTTTGAACAGTATGGAAGAAAATGAGATgacaaacataaatacaaatacaaatgtgCACGTACAGAACAGCATTTCAAAAGAAGAATTAACGACAAACTCAAACCATTCCACAAATCAAGTCATTGTCACAGAGTTTGTACAAATTGGCATGTTAAAATCTAATGTGGTGCAACCACAGACCACGAATAGCTCCTCTATTtctaaagttgaaataaaagttACTACAGCCGGAGAGTGTGAGAGCTCTTCTCTAGTAGCTACAGACAGTGTTGCTAAAATAGACACACAGGAACAATCTAAAGTTACCACATTTGAAGTACCTGTATCAACCGATCACAAGATGCAGAGTTACTCTGCAAAAAAAGGCAGTGATCATTCTGGCCCCTCTACATTCCTCTCCCAACATTCAAAAGCTTCACCAACAGAATTTACCATTCCTGCAATATATATTACAGATGTGGACAGCACATCTCAAAATAGTACAGACAAAACTTTATGCAAGAGTGCTATTAATAAATCAGATATTGTTCAAATCAGAACTGAAGCAAATGCAGTAAACTCCAATGTGACAAATAGCAACACTGTCAGTCAAACAAGTACACTTATTCATTCTGATCGCACAAACACCACAAACAAAACCACAGCCATTTTGGAATTTGAAGGTCTGTGTGATGAGAAGTTTGATCTTTCCCTACGTTCACAAACTTCTGAAGTCAACAAGCCTGATCAACAGCCACTAAGTCAAGAAAACCTGATTCAAGGACCTGAATCAAGTCATTGTTCCACTGAGAATGTTGCAACAGGTTTTATTAGGCTATCAGAGGTTACTACGCAACGTCACAATGCCGACAAAAGCACAAAGACAAATGAGTCTGACTTAATTGAAACCAGTCGTCTTCCAAAAACAGATCTAAATCTGAAAACTGATTCTGACTCCTTCATAAAACAATTGAAATCGGCTGCATTGGACCTTGAGATGTCAAATAAAAGTTCCACCGTAGCGGTGTTCGATGCTGCAACGCATAAAGACAACGTtaaatatggggaggaagaaaatTCTGCAGTGAAGGTAACAATCCCACTGAAGAATACAGACCAACAGGACAACCCTACTGCTGCCCACAGTGAACCTGCCACCAAGACGAATCAAAAGACTACACTCCCCAGCACTAAAACAGAGATAAGTGAAATAGGAATGGCCGTATGTCTTGAAGAAGCAAATAGAGATGCATATCAGGAGGACAAATTATCTTTGAAAACACAACCTGAATCTTTGTTACAATCAGTCAGTAACTCACCATTGAAGACGCCATTAGAAACTTACTCCCCTCGTCTCACCCGGAAGAGTGTCCCGGCTGACCTCCCAAAGCCTGCGGGAAATGAAGACATTAAGCCCAAATCAACagagaaagacaaagaaaacCAGTTCAAAG TTCCACAGGTTATCCGTAAAATCCGACCAGAGGTGTTTGACGCGTCTGGACATCTGAAACTCTGGTGTCAGTTTTTCAACATAGTAAGTGACTCAACAATAAAGTGGTACAAGGATGAGGTGGAAATCGCAGAGATAAAGAGAAG tgCAGGAGATGAGACTCAGGTGTGCTTGGCTATTATACGGATGTCCAAAAGAGACTGTGGTGTTTACAGATGCACAATTACCAATGACTATGGCAAAGATTCCACAGAGTATCTTCTCAGTGCAGAGT TTCTTTCCAATATGTTTCTGCGTGAGGAGCTCCAGGAAG TTGGGGAGGAGATTGAGATGACTCCTCTGATCTTTAGTAAAGGTCTTGCTGATGCAGGCTGCTGGGGCTCAAAGTTCTACGGCCGTGTCACAACAGAAGAAGCTCAGGTCGGAATGGGATGTGAGCACAAAACCAGACGGCTGAAGGTGATCTACGGGTTAGATCCTGTGTTTGAGTCGGGCAGCTCATGCTTTATGAAAGTGCGGAGCCCTATTGCATATGAGAGCAGAGAGGAGACGGTTTTGGCTGAAAGGAATCTCCAAATCACAAAACAG GAATGTAGAATTCAGAACATGGCCAGAGAGTACTTCAAGATCTTTGCTGCAGAGACAAGAGTGATAGAGAGCTTTGGTGCAGCACTGGA GGTAATCCCTCTATACTTCCTGTACTGGCCAGGAAGCAGTGTTCCTTATGCAACAGTGGAGGCAGAGCTTAAGGGTGTCTATATGCGGTATTGTGGATTGGATCGTACTGGGTCACTGGTATTAAACGAGAAATTAGAGGTGGGACAAAAATGTTcttctctccagcactggatCCACCAGTGGACCAATGGAAATGTGCTGTTTTCCAGACTTGATG gagTTGATACAATACTAACAAATATCGGAATAGCAATCAGGTCAAAGGG GTATCAGGGGTTTCCCTGTGAAGCTAATCCGAAGGTTTTTGAGCAGTTTCACATTCAGCATCAGTGTAATTACTTTTGTGGTCTCTTAAACCTCAAACCTCTCAAAGCCCCAGAAACACTTCAGTCTCCAAACAGATCCAAAGGCACAAGCAGCCCACTACTACAACGGAGAACAGCTCCCAGCTCCTCCAGTCCCCAGACCTCCCGCAAGGCCACAAAGAGCCCCAAAGTATCCCGCAAACTGGACCCTCAGAACTCAACCTAA